In one window of Pseudomonas chlororaphis subsp. chlororaphis DNA:
- the gspJ gene encoding type II secretion system minor pseudopilin GspJ: MKRRQQGFTLLEVLIAMALFSLLGLACYQLLERMMHTDQRIHQHELQLRRLQRAVGIFERDLAQAIAYPVNGSSTRQALIGEPGRIQLVRGGWSNPLQQARNDLLLVTYRWSDNQWLREYRSPVDGPDLSGTAAQQLLLDGVRLERLRYIDDQGQAHSNWPVGQAPLSLPQAIELELDAPGYPGLRRVILLPGFKGLDHG, translated from the coding sequence ATGAAACGCCGGCAACAGGGCTTCACCCTGCTCGAAGTGCTGATCGCCATGGCCCTGTTCAGCCTGCTCGGCCTGGCCTGCTATCAACTGCTCGAACGCATGATGCACACCGACCAGCGGATTCATCAGCACGAACTGCAACTGCGGCGCCTGCAACGCGCGGTGGGCATCTTCGAACGTGACCTGGCCCAGGCCATCGCCTACCCGGTCAACGGCAGTTCGACGCGCCAGGCCCTGATCGGCGAGCCCGGGCGCATCCAGCTGGTGCGGGGCGGCTGGAGCAATCCCTTGCAGCAGGCACGCAACGACCTGCTGCTGGTCACCTATCGCTGGAGCGACAACCAATGGCTGCGCGAGTACCGCAGCCCGGTGGACGGTCCCGACCTGTCCGGCACTGCCGCGCAACAACTGCTGCTCGATGGCGTCCGCCTCGAACGCCTGCGCTACATCGACGACCAGGGTCAGGCCCATTCCAACTGGCCCGTCGGCCAGGCGCCATTGAGCCTGCCCCAGGCCATCGAGCTGGAACTCGACGCTCCGGGTTATCCCGGCCTGCGGCGGGTAATCCTGCTACCGGGCTTCAAGGGGCTGGACCATGGTTAA
- the gspL gene encoding type II secretion system protein GspL, producing the protein MQAWLYLATVNADDDSPVTWWQTNSEPVHGTLQQAAVLAGQRLTLLLPAEIASHHRFDVPPRSGRWLQQAIHSVLEERLLDDPEQLHLARGPLQARRHCRLFALQRQWLEQLLERLASHGLTAERIHVDADCLPDSQALALRCHDRWLIGGACQQRLALDDQALEELAPLLPDTLQRSEETPWSLLAQGSAQAIDLRQGAFALRSPSRTPWRALLAILAIACGAQVAQDVGHRWLLQHKAAEVTEASLELWRQRFPDEPRVIDLARQVQARAQQAGQPRQSLARRLDSLASQWTGSDGGDTRIRRLDYQQAQGWTLQVNAPDFSTLERLREALAQQGANVQADSAVLAPDGVSARLKITD; encoded by the coding sequence ATGCAAGCCTGGCTTTACCTCGCCACAGTGAATGCGGACGACGACTCGCCCGTCACCTGGTGGCAAACCAACAGCGAGCCGGTGCACGGCACGCTGCAACAGGCGGCGGTGCTGGCCGGCCAGCGCCTGACCCTGCTGTTGCCGGCGGAAATCGCCAGCCATCACCGCTTCGACGTACCGCCGCGCAGCGGCCGCTGGTTGCAGCAAGCCATCCATTCGGTGCTGGAAGAACGGCTGCTGGACGACCCCGAGCAGTTGCACCTGGCCCGTGGGCCGTTGCAGGCGCGGCGGCACTGTCGCCTGTTCGCCCTGCAACGGCAGTGGCTGGAGCAACTGCTGGAACGACTGGCCAGTCATGGCCTGACGGCCGAGCGCATTCATGTCGATGCCGACTGCCTGCCGGACAGCCAGGCCCTGGCCCTGCGCTGCCACGACCGCTGGCTGATCGGCGGGGCCTGCCAGCAACGCCTGGCGCTCGACGACCAGGCCCTCGAAGAACTGGCCCCGCTGCTGCCCGACACCCTGCAACGCAGCGAGGAAACGCCCTGGTCGCTGTTGGCCCAGGGCAGCGCGCAGGCCATCGATCTGCGCCAGGGGGCATTCGCCCTGCGCAGCCCGTCGCGCACGCCATGGCGGGCGCTGCTGGCGATCCTGGCCATCGCCTGCGGCGCTCAAGTGGCCCAGGACGTGGGTCATCGCTGGTTGCTGCAACACAAGGCCGCCGAGGTGACCGAGGCCAGCCTGGAACTCTGGCGCCAACGCTTCCCCGACGAGCCCCGGGTGATCGACCTTGCCCGCCAGGTCCAGGCCCGTGCCCAGCAGGCCGGCCAACCCCGGCAAAGCCTGGCGCGCCGGCTCGACAGCCTGGCCAGCCAATGGACCGGCAGCGATGGCGGCGATACGCGAATCCGCCGGCTGGACTACCAACAGGCGCAAGGCTGGACCCTGCAAGTCAACGCGCCGGATTTCTCCACCCTCGAACGCCTGCGCGAAGCCCTCGCGCAGCAGGGCGCGAATGTGCAGGCCGACTCGGCCGTGCTCGCTCCCGACGGGGTCAGCGCCCGCCTGAAAATCACGGACTAA
- a CDS encoding MOSC domain-containing protein: MTPERITLDALLTGRAVAYSRPGSMSAIAKTPRTGSLQVGPLGLLEDEQGDLRVHGGTEKAIHHYPREHYAAWAAELGPHALLEQPGAFGENFSSHGWTEQNVCLGDRVRVGSVLLEVSQGRMPCWKLNDRFAVKDMSLRVQQSGRTGWYYRVLEAGSLSAGDVLQQVERPFEQWPLSRLSAVLFSREVALEEIRLCLELPLVPSWRRTLERRVEQAAVEDWGPRLLGTERVDEESAR, from the coding sequence ATGACCCCTGAGCGTATAACCCTCGATGCCCTGTTGACTGGCCGCGCCGTGGCCTACAGCCGGCCGGGGTCCATGAGCGCGATCGCCAAGACCCCGCGCACCGGCAGCCTGCAGGTCGGTCCCCTGGGCCTGCTGGAAGACGAGCAGGGCGACCTGCGGGTGCATGGCGGCACTGAGAAAGCCATTCATCACTATCCCCGCGAGCATTACGCCGCCTGGGCCGCCGAGTTGGGGCCGCACGCCTTGCTGGAGCAGCCGGGCGCCTTTGGCGAGAACTTCAGCAGCCACGGCTGGACCGAGCAGAACGTCTGCCTGGGCGACCGGGTCCGGGTCGGCAGCGTGTTGCTGGAGGTGTCCCAGGGCCGCATGCCGTGCTGGAAACTCAATGACCGCTTTGCCGTGAAAGACATGTCACTGCGGGTCCAGCAGAGCGGGCGCACCGGCTGGTATTACCGGGTGCTGGAGGCGGGCAGCCTGAGCGCCGGGGACGTGTTGCAGCAGGTCGAGCGCCCGTTCGAGCAGTGGCCGCTGTCGCGCTTGAGCGCGGTGCTGTTTTCCCGCGAGGTGGCGCTGGAGGAGATTCGTCTGTGCCTGGAGTTGCCGCTGGTGCCTTCGTGGCGCCGCACCCTGGAGCGCCGGGTCGAGCAGGCGGCGGTCGAGGATTGGGGCCCGCGCCTGCTGGGCACTGAGCGGGTCGATGAGGAGTCGGCCCGCTGA
- the gspF gene encoding type II secretion system inner membrane protein GspF: MAAYEYLAMCNAGRKTRGVQEADSARQVRQLLRERNLIALQVKPARGQQDRSGATLTSSQRLSPAQLALLTRQLATLVQAALPLEEVLAAVAAQCSKRAQQSMMLAIRARVLEGHDLARAMGEYPRAFTSMYRATVAAGERAGHLAQILMQLADYTEARHAARQQLQLAMLYPSILLLAAFGIVGFLLSFVVPDVVKVFIDSGQQLPVLTRGLIATSDFARDYGLLLLLMLGSLAAGLRVALRKPALAMRWHQAQLRLPVIGRVIQASNSTRFVSTLAILGRSGVPLVDALEISAEVVANQQIRTRMKDVARAVREGSGLTRALEQSGDFPPMMLYMIASGERSGELDGMLERAAHQQQTQLSNGIAMLVGLFEPAMLVFMGASVLVIVLAILMPILNLNQLIT, from the coding sequence GTGGCCGCCTACGAATACCTCGCCATGTGCAACGCCGGGCGCAAGACCCGCGGCGTGCAGGAAGCCGACAGCGCGCGGCAGGTCCGCCAGCTGCTGCGCGAACGCAACCTGATCGCCCTGCAGGTCAAGCCGGCCCGCGGGCAACAGGACCGCTCCGGCGCCACACTGACCAGCAGCCAACGCCTCAGCCCGGCGCAACTGGCCTTGCTCACCCGCCAGCTGGCGACCCTGGTCCAGGCCGCTCTGCCCCTGGAAGAAGTGCTGGCCGCGGTCGCCGCGCAATGCAGCAAGCGCGCGCAGCAAAGCATGATGCTGGCGATCCGCGCACGGGTGCTGGAAGGCCATGACCTGGCCCGAGCCATGGGCGAATACCCGCGCGCCTTCACCTCGATGTACCGGGCCACGGTGGCCGCCGGCGAACGCGCCGGCCATCTGGCCCAGATACTGATGCAACTGGCCGACTACACCGAGGCCCGGCATGCCGCCCGCCAGCAGCTGCAACTGGCCATGCTGTACCCGAGCATCCTGCTGCTGGCGGCCTTCGGCATCGTCGGCTTCCTGCTCAGTTTCGTGGTGCCGGATGTGGTCAAGGTGTTCATCGACAGTGGCCAGCAACTGCCGGTGCTGACCCGCGGCCTGATCGCCACCAGCGACTTCGCCCGGGACTACGGCCTGCTCCTGCTGCTGATGCTCGGCAGCCTCGCCGCCGGCCTGCGCGTGGCCCTGCGCAAGCCCGCCCTGGCCATGCGCTGGCATCAGGCCCAGCTGCGCTTGCCGGTGATCGGGCGGGTCATCCAGGCCAGCAACAGCACCCGTTTTGTCAGCACCCTGGCGATTCTCGGACGCAGCGGCGTGCCACTTGTTGATGCTCTGGAGATTTCCGCCGAAGTGGTCGCCAACCAGCAGATTCGTACTCGTATGAAAGACGTGGCGCGCGCCGTGCGCGAAGGTAGCGGGCTGACCCGGGCCCTGGAACAGAGCGGCGATTTCCCGCCGATGATGCTGTACATGATCGCCAGTGGCGAACGCTCGGGGGAACTGGACGGCATGCTCGAACGTGCCGCCCACCAGCAGCAGACCCAGCTGTCCAACGGCATCGCCATGCTGGTCGGGCTGTTCGAGCCGGCGATGCTGGTGTTCATGGGCGCCAGCGTGCTGGTGATCGTCCTGGCGATCCTGATGCCCATTCTCAACCTCAACCAACTCATCACCTGA
- the gspG gene encoding type II secretion system major pseudopilin GspG yields MRNPSRQRGFTLIEIMVVVVILGVLAALVVPQIMSRPDQAKVTAARSDIKAVATALEIYKLDNHHYPSTQQGLEALVKKPAGMPAALNWNPDGYLKRLPKDPWGNPYQFLAPGREGSAYDLYSFGADGRNGGDGTNADIGNWEP; encoded by the coding sequence ATGCGCAACCCTTCCCGCCAACGCGGCTTCACCCTGATCGAGATCATGGTGGTCGTGGTGATTCTCGGTGTCCTGGCCGCCCTGGTGGTCCCGCAGATCATGAGCCGTCCGGACCAGGCCAAGGTCACCGCCGCCCGCAGCGACATCAAGGCCGTGGCCACCGCCCTGGAAATCTACAAGCTCGACAACCATCACTACCCCTCGACCCAGCAGGGCCTGGAAGCCCTGGTGAAGAAACCGGCGGGCATGCCGGCGGCCCTCAACTGGAACCCCGACGGCTACCTCAAGCGCCTGCCCAAGGACCCCTGGGGCAACCCTTACCAGTTCCTCGCCCCGGGTCGCGAAGGCTCGGCCTACGACCTGTATTCCTTCGGTGCCGACGGCCGCAACGGCGGCGACGGCACCAACGCCGACATCGGCAACTGGGAGCCTTGA
- a CDS encoding type II secretion system protein N, giving the protein MKTLLSWRPRGAGQRYLLPVSLVALGLWLTWLGLDSWTYRQVVAGQPVPSAVPSASAEQRLPAPLDDRNIARVFGAVPVEFDSAQASLPLVLLASLLGNQPEQSRALIQYADSRAFYSPGERLPDGTLLKSVSADQVVVLRNGREQNLLLPGRQLRLLSPQTTPPEVADRKATALLRAIENTP; this is encoded by the coding sequence ATGAAAACGCTGCTCTCATGGCGCCCGCGCGGCGCCGGCCAGCGCTACCTGCTGCCCGTAAGCCTGGTCGCCCTGGGTCTCTGGCTGACCTGGCTCGGCCTCGACAGCTGGACCTACCGGCAAGTCGTGGCGGGCCAGCCGGTGCCGAGCGCGGTACCGAGCGCCAGCGCCGAACAGCGGCTGCCCGCGCCCCTGGACGATCGCAACATCGCCAGGGTGTTCGGCGCCGTGCCGGTCGAATTCGACAGCGCGCAGGCCAGCCTGCCGCTGGTCCTGCTCGCCAGCCTGCTGGGCAACCAGCCCGAACAATCCAGGGCCCTGATCCAGTACGCCGACAGCCGGGCCTTCTACTCCCCGGGCGAACGCCTGCCCGACGGTACGCTGCTCAAGAGTGTCAGCGCCGATCAGGTGGTGGTGCTGCGCAACGGCCGTGAACAGAACCTGCTGCTACCCGGGCGCCAACTGCGCCTGCTCAGCCCCCAGACAACCCCACCGGAGGTCGCCGACCGAAAAGCCACGGCCCTTCTGCGAGCGATAGAGAACACACCATGA
- the gspE gene encoding type II secretion system ATPase GspE, producing the protein MNPVARLPFGFAKRHGVLLEPQESGLRLYCRADTPVEILAEIRRCHGPLLGHRILDAEGFAELLAEHYRDGRDDAMQMAEGLGDQIAGQDDLASLAEQLPQITDLLEQEDDAPIIRLINAILGEAVKVKASDIHLETFEQHLSVRLRVDGLLREVLRPRRELAGLLVSRIKVMSKLDIAEKRIPQDGRIALRIGGHEVDVRVSTLPSAYGERVVMRLLDKQAGRLNLGRLGMAEAIRDKLEDALLRPHGILLVTGPTGSGKTTTLYAGLSSLNNQTRNILTIEDPVEYHLAGIGQTQVNTKVDMTFARGLRAILRQDPDVVMVGEIRDRETADIAVQASLTGHLVLSTLHTNSAIGAVTRLLDMGIEPFLLCTSLLGVVAQRLVRVLCGDCKSAAPADAAACHQVHLDPQQAPLLYHPVGCPACQHSGYRGRQGIYELVLFDEPLRQLIHEGAGEAALTQYARQHAHSLFADGRDKVLQGVTSVEELLRVTREH; encoded by the coding sequence ATGAACCCGGTCGCGCGCCTGCCCTTTGGTTTCGCCAAGCGCCATGGGGTCCTGCTGGAGCCCCAGGAGAGCGGCCTGCGGCTTTACTGCCGGGCCGACACGCCGGTGGAAATCCTCGCCGAGATCCGCCGCTGCCACGGCCCGCTGCTGGGCCACCGGATACTCGACGCCGAGGGTTTCGCCGAACTGCTGGCCGAGCACTATCGCGATGGCCGCGACGACGCCATGCAAATGGCCGAGGGCCTGGGCGACCAGATCGCCGGCCAGGACGACCTGGCCAGCCTGGCCGAGCAACTGCCGCAGATCACCGACCTGCTGGAGCAGGAAGATGACGCGCCGATCATTCGCCTGATCAACGCGATCCTCGGCGAAGCGGTGAAGGTCAAGGCTTCGGATATCCACCTGGAAACCTTCGAGCAGCACCTGTCCGTGCGCCTGCGGGTCGACGGCCTGCTGCGCGAAGTGCTGCGCCCGCGCCGGGAACTGGCGGGCCTGCTGGTGTCGCGGATCAAGGTCATGTCCAAGCTCGACATCGCCGAGAAGCGCATCCCCCAGGACGGCCGCATCGCCCTGCGCATCGGCGGCCATGAAGTGGACGTGCGGGTCTCCACCCTGCCTTCGGCCTACGGCGAGCGGGTGGTCATGCGCCTGCTCGACAAACAGGCCGGGCGCCTGAACCTGGGGCGGCTGGGCATGGCCGAGGCGATCCGCGACAAGCTGGAAGACGCCCTGCTGCGCCCCCACGGCATCCTGCTGGTCACCGGCCCCACCGGTTCCGGCAAGACCACCACGTTGTATGCCGGGCTCAGCAGCCTGAACAACCAGACGCGCAACATCCTGACCATCGAAGACCCGGTGGAATACCACCTGGCCGGCATCGGCCAGACCCAGGTCAACACCAAGGTCGACATGACCTTCGCCCGTGGCCTGCGCGCCATCCTGCGCCAGGACCCGGACGTGGTCATGGTCGGCGAGATCCGTGACCGGGAAACCGCCGACATCGCCGTGCAAGCCTCCCTCACCGGCCACCTGGTGCTGTCCACCCTGCACACCAACAGCGCCATCGGCGCCGTCACCCGCCTGCTGGACATGGGCATCGAGCCCTTCCTGCTGTGCACCTCGCTGCTCGGCGTGGTCGCCCAGCGCCTGGTGCGGGTGCTCTGCGGCGATTGCAAGAGCGCCGCGCCGGCCGACGCCGCGGCCTGCCACCAGGTGCACCTCGACCCGCAACAGGCGCCGCTGCTCTATCACCCGGTCGGCTGCCCGGCCTGCCAGCACAGCGGCTATCGCGGCCGCCAGGGCATCTACGAACTGGTGCTGTTCGACGAACCGCTGCGCCAGTTGATCCACGAAGGGGCTGGCGAAGCCGCCTTGACCCAGTACGCGCGCCAGCATGCCCACAGCCTGTTCGCCGACGGCCGGGACAAGGTGCTGCAAGGCGTCACCAGCGTCGAAGAACTGCTACGTGTAACCCGGGAGCACTGA
- the gspM gene encoding type II secretion system protein GspM, whose protein sequence is MTTLFNRYSNRWQQLPARDRLALKLLSLFLAVTLFWTLLWSPQRQALRQAEQQFQEALQLQTDLLKLPSSTQARGPQANGRTLAGLITASTAAANLSIERMDSEESGRLNLNLGGALQDLLTWLDDVENQGVNLVSLQLEVDPQALVQARLTLEAN, encoded by the coding sequence ATGACCACCCTTTTCAATCGTTACTCGAACCGCTGGCAACAGCTACCGGCCCGCGATCGCCTGGCCCTGAAGTTGCTCAGCCTGTTTCTGGCCGTGACGCTGTTCTGGACCCTGCTCTGGAGTCCTCAGCGCCAGGCCCTGCGCCAGGCTGAACAGCAGTTCCAGGAGGCCCTGCAGTTGCAAACCGACCTGCTCAAACTCCCTTCGTCCACCCAGGCCCGCGGCCCGCAGGCCAACGGCCGAACCCTGGCCGGCCTGATCACCGCCAGCACGGCCGCGGCCAACCTGAGCATCGAACGCATGGACAGCGAAGAATCCGGACGCCTCAATCTCAACCTCGGCGGCGCGCTGCAAGACCTGCTGACCTGGCTGGACGACGTGGAAAACCAGGGCGTCAACCTGGTGTCGCTGCAGCTGGAGGTCGACCCTCAGGCCCTGGTCCAGGCCCGCCTGACCCTGGAGGCCAACTGA
- the gspH gene encoding type II secretion system minor pseudopilin GspH, with protein sequence MRKPMAGFTLLELLVVMLIIGLLAGMVGLVQSDSGGQKARREAERLQNLIGLLREDAVLNNLNHGLRLAPDHYAVLSLDRGGQWQADKRFKEHRLPGELRLNLQEPPGPNKGLGQGKEPQLWVLANDQISPFSLQLEYRQQPLLSLSSDGVEEVRLAPVQ encoded by the coding sequence GTGCGCAAGCCAATGGCGGGTTTCACCCTGCTGGAGCTGCTGGTGGTCATGCTGATCATCGGCTTGCTGGCCGGCATGGTCGGGCTGGTCCAGAGCGACTCGGGCGGGCAGAAGGCCCGGCGCGAGGCCGAGCGCCTGCAAAACCTCATTGGCCTGCTGCGCGAAGACGCGGTGTTGAACAACCTCAATCACGGCCTGCGCCTGGCGCCGGACCACTACGCAGTGCTGAGCCTCGACCGCGGCGGCCAGTGGCAGGCCGACAAACGCTTCAAGGAACACCGGCTGCCCGGCGAGCTGCGCCTGAACCTGCAGGAGCCACCAGGCCCAAATAAAGGCCTGGGCCAGGGCAAGGAGCCGCAACTCTGGGTGCTGGCCAACGACCAGATCTCGCCCTTCAGCCTGCAGCTGGAGTACCGCCAGCAACCGCTGCTGTCGCTGTCCAGCGACGGGGTCGAGGAGGTGCGTCTTGCCCCGGTGCAATGA
- the gspI gene encoding type II secretion system minor pseudopilin GspI has product MPRCNEQAGFTLLEVMVALAIFAVLSLSLYSATEHLIGNNGGLSERTLAQWLADNRLNELRAGMRQAQSQHQEPIRFAGRDWLLTSETAAAPDPRLLKIVLEVSTDAPIPRQRARLAGYLEARP; this is encoded by the coding sequence TTGCCCCGGTGCAATGAACAGGCGGGCTTCACCCTGCTGGAAGTGATGGTCGCCCTGGCCATCTTCGCCGTGCTGTCGCTGTCGCTCTACAGCGCCACCGAACACCTGATCGGCAACAACGGCGGCCTCAGCGAACGAACCCTGGCGCAATGGCTGGCGGACAACCGCCTGAACGAACTGCGCGCCGGCATGCGCCAGGCCCAGAGCCAGCACCAGGAACCGATCCGCTTCGCCGGGCGCGACTGGCTGCTGACCAGCGAAACCGCCGCGGCGCCCGACCCGCGTCTGCTGAAGATCGTGCTCGAAGTCTCCACCGACGCGCCCATACCCCGGCAGCGCGCGCGCCTGGCCGGTTACCTGGAGGCCCGCCCATGA
- the gspK gene encoding type II secretion system minor pseudopilin GspK translates to MVKACRQRGIALISVLLITSLATLIVSDMLARQRLSLIGSSNQLLQQQLWQLALSGEAWARGQLRDDWRDEPEPKRVHLGQRWAQSTPTFDIDGGRIRIQLQDLGARFNLGTLRTPNDRISRVRYQRLLKELDLPPHDPTRLPPVRGFDGKPLAWNDSSELMRLKGVDTAVMERLRPWVRTTPGALNLNTAPAEQLASLGQLDLAQATALVQARPADGYKTVQEFLDAPVLKQHEISSQGLDVSSRYFQALLDVELGDRQLRLISRLRIEQDGQVSVLQRTLAAPSRFPE, encoded by the coding sequence ATGGTTAAGGCTTGTAGACAACGGGGCATCGCGCTGATCAGCGTGCTGTTGATCACCTCCCTGGCGACCCTGATCGTCAGTGACATGCTGGCCCGCCAGCGCCTGAGCCTGATCGGCAGCTCCAACCAGCTGTTGCAGCAACAACTGTGGCAACTGGCGCTCAGTGGCGAAGCCTGGGCCCGTGGCCAACTGCGCGATGACTGGCGCGATGAGCCGGAACCCAAGCGCGTGCACCTGGGCCAACGCTGGGCCCAAAGCACGCCGACCTTCGACATAGACGGCGGGCGTATCCGCATCCAGCTGCAAGACCTCGGCGCGCGCTTCAACCTCGGCACCTTGCGCACGCCCAACGACCGCATCAGTCGTGTGCGCTACCAGCGTTTGCTCAAGGAACTCGACCTGCCGCCCCACGACCCCACGCGCCTGCCGCCGGTCCGTGGTTTCGACGGCAAGCCGCTGGCCTGGAACGACAGCAGCGAATTGATGCGCCTGAAAGGCGTCGACACAGCGGTCATGGAACGCCTGCGGCCCTGGGTCAGAACCACGCCGGGGGCGCTGAACCTCAACACCGCCCCGGCCGAACAGCTGGCCAGCCTGGGCCAGCTCGACCTGGCCCAGGCCACCGCCCTGGTGCAGGCGCGTCCCGCCGATGGCTACAAGACGGTGCAGGAGTTTCTCGACGCCCCCGTGCTGAAACAGCACGAGATCAGCAGCCAGGGGCTCGATGTCAGCAGCCGCTATTTCCAGGCGCTGCTGGATGTCGAACTGGGCGACCGCCAATTGCGCCTGATCAGCCGCCTGCGCATCGAGCAGGACGGTCAGGTCAGCGTACTGCAGCGCACCCTCGCCGCCCCTTCCCGTTTTCCGGAGTAA
- the gspD gene encoding type II secretion system secretin GspD has product MKLSKIAGAVLSLGLLLSALPSTAALTTQRLWTLNMKDAELRDLASEVGEITGKTLVVDARLQGKVSVQSSSALDKDGIYSLFLSVLRSQGFVALDQGDRVLIVPAMEAKTKSSEQSGDEFVTRVLDLRNANAAEISGVVRPLVSDDAYVAPSASSNALVVSDSASNVERIRQVVSELDQAGNRSFSTVALKHAWASDVARTLNESISQTGNGPSDAKAVGDARSNRVILAGSAQARQRMADLVRAIDVPSNANDSARVVRLHHSDAKKLSKLLDGIGKRLEDGNRGGGEGKGSGNSILVSADESQNALVLMADPAQLSMLDKVITQLDQPRAQVLVEAAIVEVSGDINEALGVQWAARAGNVTGGTNFSGTGLSIGTLLGNGKDKNITLPDGAIIGIGTSNFGALVTALSSDSKNNLLSTPSLLTLDNEAAEILVGQNVPFQTGSYTTDTAGASNPFTTVERQDVGVTLKVTPHINEGNTLRLKVEQESSELASAPPGITTSDVITNKRSVKSTILADDGQIIVLGGLIKDNVKTQVSKVPVLGSIPLLGRLFTSTKDVTEKTNLMVFLRPTLVRGSADAVNVSQRKYNDLRKLRANGDSRSGLALPADSRQLFDAAPQDGTLDIRAREPRR; this is encoded by the coding sequence ATGAAACTGTCCAAGATTGCAGGCGCCGTACTCAGCCTCGGCCTTCTTTTGAGTGCCCTGCCCAGTACCGCGGCCCTCACCACCCAGCGCCTGTGGACGCTGAACATGAAGGACGCCGAACTGCGCGACCTGGCCAGCGAAGTCGGTGAAATCACCGGCAAGACCCTGGTGGTCGATGCCCGGCTGCAAGGCAAGGTCAGCGTGCAATCGTCCAGTGCGCTGGACAAGGACGGTATCTACTCGCTGTTCCTCAGCGTGCTGCGCAGCCAGGGTTTCGTCGCCCTGGACCAGGGCGACCGGGTGCTGATCGTGCCGGCGATGGAAGCCAAGACCAAATCCAGCGAGCAGTCCGGCGATGAGTTCGTGACCCGGGTCCTGGACCTGCGCAACGCCAACGCCGCGGAAATCTCCGGGGTGGTGCGCCCGCTGGTGAGCGACGACGCCTATGTCGCGCCCTCGGCCAGCTCCAACGCGCTGGTGGTTTCCGACAGCGCCAGCAACGTCGAGCGCATCCGCCAGGTGGTCAGCGAACTGGACCAGGCCGGCAACCGCTCGTTCAGCACCGTGGCGCTCAAGCATGCCTGGGCCAGCGATGTGGCCCGCACCCTGAACGAAAGCATCAGCCAGACGGGCAACGGCCCCAGCGACGCCAAGGCCGTGGGCGACGCCCGCAGCAACCGGGTGATCCTCGCGGGTTCCGCCCAGGCCCGCCAGCGCATGGCCGATCTGGTCAGGGCCATCGACGTGCCGAGCAATGCCAATGACAGCGCGCGGGTGGTACGCCTGCACCACAGCGATGCGAAAAAACTCTCGAAGCTGCTCGACGGCATCGGCAAGCGCCTGGAAGACGGCAATCGCGGTGGCGGCGAAGGCAAGGGCAGCGGCAACTCGATACTGGTGAGCGCCGACGAAAGCCAGAACGCCCTGGTGCTGATGGCCGACCCGGCGCAACTGAGCATGCTCGACAAAGTCATCACCCAGCTGGACCAGCCACGGGCCCAGGTACTGGTGGAAGCGGCCATCGTCGAAGTCAGCGGCGACATCAACGAAGCCCTCGGCGTGCAATGGGCGGCGCGCGCCGGCAACGTCACCGGCGGCACCAACTTCAGTGGCACCGGCCTGTCGATCGGTACCCTGCTGGGGAATGGCAAGGACAAGAACATCACCCTGCCGGACGGCGCCATCATCGGCATCGGCACCAGCAATTTCGGCGCGCTGGTCACCGCCCTGTCCAGCGACTCGAAGAACAACCTGCTGTCCACCCCGAGCCTGCTGACCCTGGACAACGAAGCGGCGGAAATCCTCGTCGGCCAGAACGTGCCGTTCCAGACCGGCTCGTATACCACCGACACCGCTGGCGCCAGCAACCCCTTCACCACCGTGGAGCGCCAGGACGTCGGCGTGACCCTCAAGGTGACGCCGCACATCAACGAGGGCAACACCCTGCGCCTGAAAGTCGAGCAGGAAAGCTCGGAGCTGGCCAGCGCCCCGCCCGGCATCACCACCAGCGACGTGATCACCAACAAGCGCTCGGTGAAAAGCACCATCCTCGCCGACGACGGGCAGATCATCGTGCTCGGCGGCCTGATCAAGGACAACGTCAAGACCCAGGTCAGCAAGGTGCCGGTGCTGGGCAGCATTCCCCTGCTCGGCCGGCTGTTCACCAGCACCAAGGACGTCACCGAAAAGACCAACCTGATGGTCTTCCTGCGGCCGACCCTGGTGCGCGGCAGCGCCGATGCCGTCAACGTCAGCCAGCGCAAGTACAACGACCTGCGCAAGCTGCGCGCCAACGGCGACAGCCGCAGCGGCCTGGCCCTGCCCGCCGACTCGCGCCAGCTGTTCGATGCCGCGCCGCAGGATGGGACCCTCGACATTCGCGCCAGAGAGCCACGCCGATGA